One stretch of Jiangella gansuensis DSM 44835 DNA includes these proteins:
- a CDS encoding ArsR/SmtB family transcription factor gives MTMNRTSADTAAVQLFHSLADPARLAIVRLLGEGERRVVDLTAELGLAQSTVSGHLSCLRNAGLVEPHPHGRSTFYALTRPELWRLLAAAEDVLAAAGESVRLCPDRHRPDGLRAEAAHVEAGHRARPDAVAPATRPGRPH, from the coding sequence ATGACGATGAATCGGACGTCGGCCGACACGGCAGCGGTGCAGCTGTTCCACAGCCTGGCCGACCCGGCCCGGCTGGCCATCGTGCGGCTGCTCGGCGAGGGCGAACGTCGCGTGGTCGACCTCACCGCCGAGCTCGGCCTGGCACAGTCGACGGTGTCCGGTCACCTGTCCTGCCTGCGCAACGCCGGCCTGGTGGAGCCGCACCCGCACGGCCGCTCGACGTTCTACGCGCTGACCCGTCCGGAGCTGTGGCGGCTGCTGGCCGCGGCCGAGGACGTCCTGGCGGCAGCCGGCGAATCGGTGCGGCTGTGTCCCGACCGGCACCGGCCGGACGGGCTGCGCGCGGAGGCCGCCCATGTGGAGGCGGGGCACCGGGCCCGTCCGGACGCCGTCGCGCCCGCCACCCGACCCGGGAGGCCGCACTGA
- a CDS encoding cation diffusion facilitator family transporter, whose amino-acid sequence MGHGHGHGLPRGTASYAYRRRMVAVLVIIAVVLVAEVVGALLSGSLALLADAGHMLADGLGVALALLATTIAARPASTARTFGWQRAEILAALTNGVVVAVIGVLAIVGGARRLADPGEIETGIMLGVAVVGLLGNLGGLMLLRSGQRASLNVRGAYLEVVGDTLGSIAVVGAAVVIMTTGWAGADAVASILIGLMILPRAWMLLRDVLDVLLEATPKGVDLADVRRHMLEAPGVVDVHDLHAWTITSGVPVLSAHVVIAESAEPGCGADSVLDGLHRCLAGHFDIEHSTFQIEPEGHVEHEHAAHA is encoded by the coding sequence ATGGGCCACGGACACGGTCACGGGCTACCGCGCGGCACCGCGTCGTACGCCTACCGCCGGCGCATGGTCGCCGTCCTCGTCATCATCGCGGTCGTGCTGGTGGCCGAGGTCGTCGGCGCCCTGCTCTCCGGTTCGCTGGCGCTGCTCGCCGATGCCGGCCACATGCTGGCCGACGGGCTGGGCGTCGCGTTGGCGCTGCTTGCCACCACCATCGCTGCCCGGCCCGCCAGCACCGCCCGCACGTTCGGCTGGCAGCGTGCGGAGATCCTGGCGGCGCTGACCAACGGTGTCGTCGTCGCTGTCATCGGCGTGCTCGCCATCGTGGGCGGCGCCCGGCGGCTGGCCGATCCGGGCGAGATCGAGACCGGCATCATGCTGGGCGTCGCCGTGGTCGGCCTGCTCGGTAACCTCGGCGGGCTGATGCTGCTGCGCTCGGGTCAGCGCGCCAGCCTGAACGTGCGCGGCGCCTATCTGGAGGTCGTCGGCGACACCCTCGGCTCCATCGCCGTCGTCGGGGCGGCGGTGGTCATCATGACCACCGGCTGGGCCGGCGCCGACGCGGTAGCCTCGATCCTGATCGGCCTGATGATCCTGCCGCGCGCCTGGATGCTGCTGCGCGACGTCCTCGACGTGCTGCTGGAGGCCACCCCGAAGGGCGTGGACCTGGCGGACGTCCGCCGCCACATGCTCGAGGCCCCGGGCGTCGTCGACGTCCACGACCTGCACGCCTGGACCATCACCAGCGGCGTCCCGGTGCTGTCCGCGCACGTCGTCATCGCCGAGTCCGCCGAACCCGGGTGCGGCGCCGACTCCGTCCTCGACGGCCTGCACCGGTGCCTGGCCGGGCACTTCGACATCGAGCACAGCACGTTCCAGATCGAGCCCGAGGGCCACGTCGAGCACGAGCACGCCGCCCACGCCTGA
- a CDS encoding type IV toxin-antitoxin system AbiEi family antitoxin domain-containing protein yields the protein MSELDEISARQHGMVARAQVLTCGFTRRRIEWLVESGQWQRVHVGVYATHNGPLTFDARVWAAILRAGRGAVASHRTAAYLDGLCDEPGPTVHVTAPGDRHVRGKVDGVRVHYANRLPLTRHPARLPPRTRVEDTVLDLVDAAQHPREAETWVTAACQRRATTPERLADALGRRKKIRWRPMLEAMLTDVAAGAQSPLELRHLRRVERAHGLPAGARQRRVSGRRVIWIDVDYEEFGVRVELDGRVGHTGEGRFRDRRRDNLATVQGAATLRYGHADVFGDPCGVAAEQARVLVARGWTGTPLSCGPGCSASVSP from the coding sequence ATGTCCGAGCTCGACGAGATCAGTGCGCGCCAGCACGGCATGGTCGCCCGTGCACAGGTGCTGACGTGCGGCTTCACCAGGCGTCGCATCGAGTGGCTGGTCGAGTCCGGGCAGTGGCAGCGGGTCCACGTCGGGGTCTACGCCACTCACAATGGGCCGCTCACGTTCGACGCCCGGGTGTGGGCGGCGATCCTGCGGGCGGGCCGCGGCGCGGTGGCCAGCCACCGAACCGCCGCCTACCTGGACGGCCTCTGTGACGAGCCGGGCCCGACGGTGCATGTCACGGCGCCGGGAGACCGGCATGTGCGGGGGAAGGTCGACGGCGTCCGCGTCCACTACGCCAACCGGCTGCCACTGACCCGGCACCCGGCCAGGCTGCCGCCGCGCACGCGGGTCGAGGACACCGTTCTGGACCTGGTCGATGCCGCCCAGCATCCGCGTGAAGCGGAGACCTGGGTGACGGCGGCCTGTCAGCGTCGGGCGACCACGCCGGAGCGGCTGGCCGACGCGCTCGGTCGGCGTAAGAAGATCCGCTGGCGGCCCATGCTGGAGGCGATGCTCACCGACGTGGCCGCGGGCGCGCAGTCCCCGCTGGAACTTCGTCATCTGCGACGGGTGGAGCGCGCGCACGGGCTGCCGGCCGGCGCGCGGCAACGGCGGGTCTCCGGCCGCCGCGTCATCTGGATCGACGTGGACTACGAGGAGTTCGGCGTTCGAGTCGAGTTGGACGGCCGGGTCGGCCACACCGGCGAGGGACGGTTTCGCGACCGTCGCCGCGACAACCTCGCCACCGTGCAGGGCGCCGCGACCCTGCGGTACGGACACGCGGACGTGTTCGGCGACCCGTGTGGCGTCGCGGCCGAGCAGGCCCGGGTGCTGGTGGCGCGGGGCTGGACGGGTACGCCGCTCTCGTGCGGCCCGGGGTGCTCGGCCTCCGTCTCCCCATGA
- the fahA gene encoding fumarylacetoacetase produces MTWMTIPAGAAFDAWTLPYGVFSTPGEEPRVGVAVGDHVLDLAPLAAVEGLDGAHLFAQPTLNPFLAAGRRAWDAVRDWLIELVTEEPHRDLVEPHLVPAGQVSLHRPFDVGDYVDFYASQTHAENVGRIFRPDSPALPAAWRHLPIGYHGRAGTVVTSGTPVVRPSGLRRVGPPAEGRVEHGPSLRLDIEAEAGFVVGAPSQLGRPVPVADFTEHVFGMVLVNDWSARDIQAFEYVPLGPFLGKSFATSISPWVVPLAALAHARVEPPERSPEPADYLRDAEPWGLDLEFAVSWNGTVVSRPPFAGMYWTPAQQLAHLTANGASVRTGDLFASGTVSGPRPGGSGCFLELTWNGTEPVTLADGSQRAFLDDGDTVTIEATAAGPGGTRIPLGAVTGQISPTPSP; encoded by the coding sequence ATGACCTGGATGACCATCCCCGCCGGCGCGGCCTTCGACGCCTGGACCCTGCCCTACGGTGTCTTCTCCACTCCCGGCGAGGAACCCCGCGTGGGCGTGGCCGTCGGCGACCACGTGCTCGACCTCGCCCCCCTGGCCGCCGTCGAGGGTCTGGACGGCGCGCACCTGTTCGCCCAGCCCACCCTCAACCCGTTCCTCGCCGCCGGCCGGCGCGCCTGGGACGCCGTCCGCGACTGGCTGATCGAACTGGTCACCGAGGAACCGCACCGCGACCTCGTCGAACCGCACCTGGTCCCGGCCGGTCAGGTCTCCCTGCACCGGCCCTTCGACGTCGGCGACTACGTCGACTTCTACGCCTCACAGACCCACGCCGAGAACGTCGGGCGGATCTTCCGGCCGGACTCCCCCGCCCTGCCCGCGGCCTGGCGGCACCTGCCCATCGGCTACCACGGCCGCGCCGGCACGGTGGTGACGTCCGGGACGCCTGTCGTGCGCCCGTCCGGACTGCGCCGTGTGGGACCGCCGGCCGAGGGACGCGTCGAGCACGGGCCGTCGCTGCGGCTGGACATCGAGGCCGAGGCCGGCTTCGTCGTCGGCGCCCCGTCCCAGCTGGGCCGGCCGGTCCCCGTCGCCGACTTCACCGAACACGTCTTCGGCATGGTGCTGGTCAACGACTGGTCCGCGCGCGACATCCAGGCCTTCGAGTACGTGCCCCTCGGCCCGTTCCTCGGCAAGTCGTTCGCGACGTCGATCTCGCCGTGGGTGGTGCCGCTGGCCGCACTGGCGCACGCACGGGTGGAGCCGCCGGAGCGCTCGCCCGAACCCGCGGACTATCTGCGCGACGCCGAACCGTGGGGACTGGACCTGGAGTTCGCGGTGTCGTGGAACGGGACCGTCGTGTCCCGGCCACCGTTCGCCGGAATGTACTGGACGCCCGCCCAGCAACTGGCCCATCTGACCGCGAACGGAGCCTCCGTGCGCACCGGCGACCTGTTCGCCTCCGGCACCGTCAGCGGGCCTCGCCCCGGGGGCAGCGGCTGCTTCCTCGAGCTGACCTGGAACGGCACCGAACCGGTGACCCTGGCCGACGGATCGCAGCGCGCGTTCCTGGACGACGGCGACACCGTCACCATCGAGGCCACGGCGGCCGGCCCCGGCGGCACCCGCATCCCCCTCGGCGCCGTGACCGGCCAGATCTCCCCCACCCCCTCCCCATGA
- a CDS encoding homogentisate 1,2-dioxygenase, with protein sequence MFYRSVGAIPPKRHTQFRRPDGGLYREELMGEEGFSSDSSLLYHEGVPSAIVDSRIWELHDAHTIPNHPLKPLHLKPHDLFPAHDWKAADVVTGRRLLLGNGDVRIAYVAAGESSPLYRNAIGDECVYVEDGEATLETMFGVLRVRQGDYAVIPRATVHRWVPTGDGPLRAYIVEANSHITPPKRYLSRYGQFLEHAPYCERDLTAPAEPYLVEQADVEVYTKHRGHGPSGLVGSIVTYPTHPFDVVGWDGCLYPYTFNVADFEPITGRIHQPPPVHQVFEGYNFVICNFVPRKVDYHPLAVPVPYYHSNVDSDEVMFYCGGDYEARKGSGIGQGSITLHPGGHSHGPQPAAIERSLGKDYFDELAVMVDTFRPLEIGEGGQASDDGAYAWTWSGRGPQG encoded by the coding sequence ATGTTCTATCGCAGTGTCGGTGCGATCCCGCCGAAGCGGCACACCCAGTTCCGCCGGCCCGACGGCGGCCTCTATCGCGAGGAGCTGATGGGCGAGGAAGGCTTCTCGTCGGACTCGTCGCTGCTGTACCACGAGGGAGTGCCCTCGGCCATCGTCGATTCGCGCATCTGGGAGCTCCACGACGCGCACACCATCCCGAACCACCCGCTCAAGCCGCTGCACCTGAAGCCGCACGACCTCTTCCCGGCCCATGACTGGAAGGCCGCCGACGTCGTCACCGGCCGACGGCTGCTGCTGGGCAACGGCGACGTGCGCATCGCCTACGTGGCCGCGGGAGAGTCGTCGCCGCTGTACCGCAACGCGATCGGCGACGAGTGCGTCTACGTCGAGGACGGCGAAGCGACGCTGGAGACGATGTTCGGCGTGCTCCGGGTGCGACAGGGCGACTACGCGGTCATCCCGCGGGCGACGGTGCACCGCTGGGTCCCGACGGGGGACGGCCCGCTGCGCGCGTACATCGTCGAGGCGAACTCGCACATCACGCCGCCGAAGCGGTACCTGTCGCGGTACGGGCAGTTCCTGGAGCACGCGCCGTACTGCGAGCGCGACCTGACCGCGCCGGCCGAGCCGTACCTGGTGGAACAGGCCGACGTGGAGGTCTACACGAAGCACCGCGGGCACGGCCCGTCCGGCCTGGTCGGCAGCATCGTCACCTACCCGACGCACCCGTTCGACGTCGTGGGCTGGGACGGCTGTCTCTACCCGTACACATTCAACGTGGCCGACTTCGAGCCGATCACCGGCCGCATCCACCAGCCGCCGCCGGTGCACCAGGTCTTCGAGGGCTACAACTTCGTCATCTGCAACTTCGTGCCACGCAAGGTCGACTACCACCCGCTGGCCGTCCCGGTGCCGTACTACCACTCCAACGTCGACTCCGACGAGGTCATGTTCTACTGCGGCGGCGACTACGAGGCGCGGAAGGGCTCCGGCATCGGCCAGGGTTCCATCACACTGCACCCGGGCGGGCACTCGCACGGACCGCAGCCCGCCGCGATCGAGCGCTCCCTGGGCAAGGACTACTTCGACGAGCTGGCGGTCATGGTCGACACGTTCCGGCCGCTGGAGATCGGCGAGGGCGGCCAGGCCAGCGACGACGGCGCGTACGCCTGGACGTGGAGTGGCCGCGGGCCCCAGGGCTGA
- a CDS encoding ABC transporter permease, translating into MSTTTTETTVPADTRPTSGPRGIPGPLAGLAASACAELLRIRAWPAVWVMVTVWLLLNLTFSYVFNYVAFATGSSSFATEGVPSDSLLAELLPAAIPEIFTGGMPMFGGAIMFILGALATGSGYGWGTWKTTLTQGPGRLAAFGGTLIAVFTIVAGVVAATLAVDVVASVLIASAEGQSIVWPSLGALAESVGGGLLITGMWASAGVLVGVLTRSPALAVGLGLVWSLVVENLLRGVGNLLGGVEYVTNVLPGTASGSLAGALGGSSGGGGDGTPGVLTVLDGGPAALLTAGYLVVFAVVAAVTMKRRDVP; encoded by the coding sequence ATGAGCACCACGACGACGGAGACGACAGTGCCGGCCGACACGCGACCCACGAGCGGGCCGCGCGGGATTCCCGGGCCGCTGGCCGGCCTGGCCGCGAGCGCATGCGCGGAACTGTTGCGAATACGGGCCTGGCCCGCGGTGTGGGTGATGGTGACCGTCTGGCTGCTGCTGAACCTCACGTTCTCCTACGTGTTCAACTACGTCGCCTTCGCGACCGGGTCGAGCAGCTTCGCCACCGAGGGCGTCCCGTCGGACAGCCTGCTGGCGGAGCTGCTGCCGGCGGCGATCCCGGAGATCTTCACCGGCGGGATGCCGATGTTCGGCGGGGCGATCATGTTCATCCTCGGCGCGCTGGCCACCGGCAGCGGCTACGGCTGGGGCACGTGGAAGACCACGCTCACCCAGGGCCCGGGCCGGCTGGCGGCGTTCGGCGGCACGCTGATCGCGGTGTTCACCATCGTGGCCGGGGTCGTGGCGGCGACGCTGGCCGTCGACGTCGTGGCGTCAGTGCTCATCGCCTCAGCGGAGGGCCAGTCGATCGTCTGGCCGTCGCTCGGCGCGCTGGCCGAGTCCGTCGGCGGCGGTCTGCTGATCACCGGCATGTGGGCCTCGGCCGGTGTCCTGGTCGGGGTGCTGACCCGTAGCCCCGCGCTCGCGGTGGGTCTGGGCCTGGTGTGGTCGCTGGTGGTCGAGAACCTGCTGCGCGGCGTCGGCAACCTGCTCGGCGGTGTCGAGTACGTGACGAACGTGCTGCCCGGCACCGCGTCGGGTTCGCTGGCCGGCGCGCTGGGTGGGTCGTCCGGGGGCGGCGGCGACGGCACACCGGGTGTCCTGACCGTGCTCGACGGTGGCCCGGCGGCCCTGCTGACCGCAGGCTACCTGGTTGTTTTCGCTGTCGTGGCCGCCGTCACCATGAAGCGCCGCGACGTCCCCTGA
- a CDS encoding ATP-binding cassette domain-containing protein has protein sequence MTNTIVDTDRLTKRYGERLAVSDVSLTVRRGEVYGFLGPNGAGKTTTLRMLLGLVRPTSGTATVLGHGPGDPGAVARTGALIEGPGFYPYLSGRDNLRVMARYQRVPDRAVEAALQRVDLAERGDDAFKSYSLGMKQRLGVASALLGEPDLLVLDEPTNGLDPGGMADMRRLIVDLAAQGQTVMLSSHLLSEVQEICDRVGVIAGGRLLTESTVSELRGGSTLLVRATPVDRALAVAMQVAGDDAVQLLDDGLQVELDEEHAPELVRALVGAGVDIHELRQSERSLEDVFFEMTGDLEHAQRAAAPVKEEQR, from the coding sequence ATGACGAACACCATCGTGGACACCGACCGGTTGACCAAGCGCTACGGCGAACGGCTCGCCGTGAGCGACGTGAGCCTCACCGTCCGACGCGGCGAGGTGTACGGCTTCCTCGGCCCGAACGGAGCCGGCAAGACGACCACGCTGCGCATGCTGCTCGGCCTGGTCCGCCCGACCAGCGGAACGGCGACCGTCCTCGGCCACGGGCCGGGCGATCCTGGCGCCGTCGCCCGCACCGGCGCGCTGATCGAGGGGCCGGGTTTCTACCCGTACCTCTCCGGGCGCGACAACCTGCGCGTGATGGCGCGCTACCAGCGCGTCCCCGACCGGGCGGTGGAAGCCGCCCTGCAGCGGGTGGACCTCGCCGAGCGCGGCGACGACGCGTTCAAGTCGTACTCGCTGGGGATGAAGCAACGGCTGGGTGTCGCGTCCGCCCTGCTCGGCGAGCCTGACCTGCTGGTGCTCGACGAACCCACCAACGGCCTGGACCCCGGTGGCATGGCCGACATGCGCCGGCTCATCGTCGACCTGGCCGCCCAGGGCCAGACGGTGATGCTCTCCAGTCATCTGCTGAGCGAGGTCCAGGAGATCTGCGACCGGGTCGGCGTGATCGCCGGCGGGCGGCTGCTCACCGAGAGCACCGTCAGCGAGCTGCGCGGCGGCAGCACGCTTCTGGTCCGCGCCACCCCCGTCGACCGGGCGTTGGCCGTGGCGATGCAGGTGGCCGGCGACGACGCCGTCCAGCTGCTCGACGACGGGCTGCAGGTGGAGCTCGACGAGGAGCATGCGCCGGAGCTGGTCCGGGCACTGGTAGGGGCCGGCGTCGACATCCACGAGCTCCGGCAGTCGGAGCGGTCGCTGGAGGACGTCTTCTTCGAGATGACCGGTGACCTGGAGCACGCACAGCGTGCCGCGGCGCCCGTGAAGGAGGAGCAGCGATGA
- a CDS encoding sensor histidine kinase, which yields MDRVRGWLLDIGITLVLLLIGVGGTHGAAQGQDWARGPDALAYTLVAVAAASFVVRGRHPRTVLLVSGAAVIAYLAAGYAYGPILLTIPVIAFTLGYQLTARVAVRWVGAYYAAFFVVSALRLVDDSGASLWRQGAALTIASLAAFGAPLAIGAALKTRRESQDDVRAALARRAVSDERLRMAQELHDSVGHGLAVIAMQAGVALHVLDRNPAKVREALEAIRDTSRSSLDGLRAELQVLRSPMTDEAPRRPVPGLAEVEVLLERIRAGGVEVTAQLPGLPPGGADLPPDVDVAAYRIVQESLTNVLRHAEATRADVRISNSGDELLIDVTDDGVGAAGDGVVVADPPGAGAAVDADAPGDGSGTGIAGMRARAEALGGRLQAGPRTGGGFAVHARLPLVSAGRDADMSGSTHE from the coding sequence ATGGACCGGGTTCGTGGCTGGCTGCTGGACATCGGCATCACGCTGGTGCTGCTGCTCATCGGCGTCGGCGGCACGCATGGTGCCGCGCAGGGCCAGGACTGGGCCCGCGGCCCCGACGCGCTCGCGTACACCCTGGTCGCCGTCGCGGCGGCGTCGTTCGTCGTCCGCGGTCGTCACCCGCGCACGGTGCTGCTGGTCAGCGGCGCCGCGGTGATCGCGTACCTGGCCGCTGGCTACGCGTACGGCCCGATCCTGCTCACCATCCCGGTGATCGCGTTCACGCTCGGTTATCAGCTCACGGCGCGCGTGGCGGTGCGCTGGGTGGGCGCCTACTACGCGGCGTTCTTCGTGGTGTCGGCGCTGCGGCTGGTCGACGACTCCGGCGCGTCGCTGTGGCGGCAGGGCGCCGCGTTGACGATCGCGTCGCTGGCCGCGTTCGGGGCGCCCCTGGCCATCGGCGCCGCCCTGAAGACCCGGCGCGAGTCGCAGGACGACGTCCGGGCCGCGCTGGCCCGCCGGGCGGTGTCGGACGAGCGGCTGCGGATGGCGCAGGAGCTGCACGACTCCGTCGGGCACGGCCTGGCGGTCATCGCCATGCAGGCCGGCGTGGCGCTGCACGTCCTCGACCGCAATCCCGCGAAGGTCCGGGAAGCGCTGGAGGCCATCCGTGACACCAGCCGGTCCTCGCTCGACGGGCTGCGGGCGGAACTGCAGGTGCTGCGCAGCCCCATGACCGACGAAGCGCCCCGCCGCCCGGTGCCCGGCCTGGCCGAGGTCGAGGTGCTGCTGGAACGCATCCGCGCCGGCGGCGTCGAGGTGACCGCGCAGCTGCCCGGCCTCCCGCCCGGCGGGGCCGACCTGCCTCCGGACGTCGACGTGGCCGCCTACCGGATCGTGCAGGAGTCGCTGACGAACGTCCTCCGGCACGCGGAAGCCACCCGGGCCGACGTCCGTATCAGCAACTCCGGCGACGAGCTGCTGATCGACGTGACCGACGACGGCGTGGGCGCGGCCGGCGACGGCGTGGTCGTGGCGGATCCGCCCGGCGCGGGCGCCGCCGTCGACGCCGACGCTCCCGGTGACGGCTCGGGCACCGGCATCGCCGGCATGCGGGCCCGCGCCGAGGCACTCGGCGGCCGGCTGCAGGCCGGGCCGCGCACCGGCGGCGGGTTCGCCGTCCACGCCCGGCTTCCGCTCGTGTCGGCCGGCCGGGATGCGGACATGTCAGGATCGACCCATGAGTGA
- a CDS encoding response regulator transcription factor translates to MSDGTIKVVVVDDQALVRMGLRTLLETEDDTELAGEAADGRTGVEVVRRTRPDVVLMDIRMPVLDGLAALREITADPDLADVRVIVLTTFELDEYVFEALRGGASGFVLKDSPPDELLHAVRVVADGASLLSPSVTRRVIERFSATDTPASAPHPDLDRLTEREREIVAWVATGRSNDEIAAELVVSPATVRTHVSRAMVKLHARDRAQLVVFAVQSGLTLPG, encoded by the coding sequence ATGAGTGACGGCACGATCAAGGTCGTCGTGGTCGACGACCAGGCGCTGGTCCGGATGGGTCTGCGCACGCTGCTGGAGACGGAGGACGACACCGAGCTGGCCGGGGAGGCCGCCGACGGGCGCACCGGCGTCGAGGTCGTGCGACGCACCCGGCCCGACGTCGTGCTCATGGACATCCGGATGCCCGTGCTGGACGGGTTGGCGGCGCTGCGCGAGATCACCGCCGACCCCGACCTCGCGGACGTCCGGGTCATCGTGCTCACCACGTTCGAGCTCGATGAGTACGTCTTCGAGGCGCTGCGCGGCGGGGCCAGCGGGTTCGTGCTCAAGGACTCCCCGCCGGACGAACTGCTGCACGCCGTGCGGGTGGTCGCCGACGGCGCGTCGCTGCTGTCTCCGTCGGTCACCCGCCGGGTCATCGAGCGGTTCAGCGCCACCGACACCCCGGCCAGCGCGCCGCATCCGGACCTGGACCGCCTCACCGAGCGGGAGCGCGAGATCGTCGCGTGGGTGGCCACCGGCCGGTCCAACGACGAGATCGCCGCCGAGCTGGTGGTCAGCCCGGCCACCGTCCGCACGCACGTGAGCCGGGCCATGGTGAAGCTGCACGCCCGCGACCGCGCGCAGCTGGTGGTCTTCGCCGTCCAGTCCGGGTTGACCCTGCCGGGATGA
- a CDS encoding Cof-type HAD-IIB family hydrolase, with protein MTNSTPRVVATDLDGTLLRSDGTVSERSRAALTRAEEAGATVVFVSGRPPRWIDVLADAVGEHGLAICANGALVYDVRQRAVIEEHGLPGDIAMQVAQAIRESVPGSVFAVERRLNFGHEPTYRGRWPAPQDTLVAELDELLAEPVSKLLAAHRELDAREFVDRAAAVVGSLAAATYSGSDAVLEISAAGVSKASTLATLCAELGVDAHDVVAFGDMPNDVPMLAWAGTSFAVAGAHPDAVAAATHRCGDNDDDGVAEVLERLFP; from the coding sequence ATGACGAACTCGACCCCGCGGGTGGTCGCCACCGACCTCGACGGCACCTTGCTCCGTAGCGACGGGACGGTGTCCGAGCGCAGCCGCGCCGCGCTGACCCGGGCCGAGGAGGCCGGCGCCACCGTTGTCTTCGTGTCCGGGCGGCCACCGCGCTGGATCGACGTGCTGGCCGACGCCGTGGGCGAGCACGGCCTGGCCATCTGCGCCAACGGCGCCCTGGTCTACGACGTCCGGCAGCGTGCGGTGATCGAGGAGCACGGCCTGCCCGGCGACATCGCGATGCAGGTGGCCCAGGCCATCCGCGAGAGCGTGCCCGGCTCGGTGTTCGCCGTCGAGCGACGGCTGAACTTCGGTCACGAGCCGACGTACCGTGGCCGGTGGCCGGCGCCGCAGGACACGCTCGTGGCCGAGCTGGACGAGCTGCTCGCCGAGCCGGTCTCGAAGCTGCTGGCCGCGCACCGCGAGCTCGACGCGCGGGAGTTCGTGGACCGGGCCGCCGCGGTGGTGGGGTCGCTCGCCGCGGCCACCTACTCCGGCAGCGACGCGGTGCTCGAGATCAGCGCGGCCGGCGTCTCCAAGGCGTCCACGCTGGCCACCCTGTGCGCCGAGCTGGGTGTCGACGCGCACGACGTGGTGGCCTTCGGGGACATGCCCAACGATGTCCCGATGCTCGCCTGGGCCGGCACGTCCTTCGCCGTCGCCGGCGCGCACCCGGACGCCGTCGCCGCGGCCACCCATCGGTGCGGCGACAACGACGACGACGGCGTCGCCGAGGTCCTGGAGCGCCTCTTCCCCTGA
- a CDS encoding AAA family ATPase, with amino-acid sequence MTAAVWMIAGAPGAGKTTVARKLAAQLDPVPALLDKDTVYAPFVVATLEAHGRPFGEREGPWYDEHIKVHEYAGLADTAAEVRSAGCPVILVAPFSGQIRDPQAWAAYTKRLGGDPVHLVWVRSNGDTLRERIIGRGHDRDGQKLANFDEFTAATQPDVPPPVPHHQIDNRRGAPPLDDQLRALLRAVRK; translated from the coding sequence GTGACTGCCGCCGTCTGGATGATCGCCGGAGCGCCCGGTGCCGGGAAGACCACGGTCGCGCGCAAGCTCGCCGCCCAGCTGGACCCGGTGCCGGCGCTGCTGGACAAGGACACCGTCTACGCGCCCTTCGTCGTCGCGACGCTCGAGGCGCACGGCCGGCCGTTCGGCGAGCGCGAGGGCCCCTGGTACGACGAACACATCAAGGTGCACGAGTACGCCGGGCTGGCCGACACCGCCGCCGAGGTCCGGTCCGCCGGCTGTCCGGTGATCCTGGTCGCGCCGTTCAGCGGGCAGATCCGCGACCCGCAGGCGTGGGCCGCCTACACGAAGCGGCTCGGCGGCGACCCCGTCCACCTGGTCTGGGTGCGTTCGAACGGCGACACGCTGCGCGAGCGGATCATCGGCCGCGGCCACGACCGCGACGGGCAGAAGCTGGCCAACTTCGACGAGTTCACCGCGGCCACCCAGCCCGATGTGCCGCCGCCGGTGCCGCACCACCAGATCGACAACCGGCGCGGCGCCCCGCCGCTGGACGACCAGCTCCGCGCGCTCCTCCGCGCCGTCCGGAAATGA
- a CDS encoding NAD(P)-dependent oxidoreductase, which yields MTRIVVFGAGGRAGRAVIGEAVRRGIEVTAVVRDPAKHEDLTSAGDGVRLAAGDVTDPGGVARLAAGHDAAVNAAADLTVPAADFFPASVRALSDGLGRAGVRRLVAVGLASLLPDVTGTPLLDSPGYPQEYREFLLGHGAGLAEQRADRSGLDWVVVSPAGDFDHGGPRIGRYRVVPGDMASRISYADLAIGVLDEVEHPRHHRLHLGLETA from the coding sequence ATGACTCGAATTGTGGTGTTCGGTGCCGGCGGACGGGCCGGCCGTGCGGTGATCGGCGAAGCGGTGCGGCGCGGGATCGAGGTGACGGCGGTGGTCCGCGACCCGGCGAAACACGAGGACCTGACCTCCGCCGGCGACGGGGTGCGGCTTGCGGCCGGCGACGTGACCGACCCGGGCGGCGTCGCGCGGCTGGCGGCCGGGCACGACGCCGCCGTCAACGCCGCCGCGGATCTGACCGTCCCCGCGGCCGACTTCTTCCCCGCCTCCGTCCGGGCGCTGTCCGACGGGCTGGGCCGTGCCGGAGTGCGCCGCCTGGTCGCCGTCGGACTGGCGTCGCTGCTGCCGGACGTGACGGGAACGCCGCTGCTGGACAGCCCCGGCTACCCCCAGGAGTACCGGGAGTTCCTGCTCGGCCACGGCGCCGGGCTCGCCGAACAGCGCGCGGACCGCTCCGGCCTGGACTGGGTCGTCGTCAGCCCGGCCGGCGACTTCGACCACGGCGGGCCGCGGATCGGCCGGTACCGCGTCGTACCGGGTGACATGGCCAGCCGCATCTCCTACGCCGACCTCGCGATCGGGGTCCTGGACGAGGTCGAGCACCCGCGCCACCACCGTCTGCACCTGGGCCTGGAGACGGCGTGA